From one Catellatospora sp. IY07-71 genomic stretch:
- a CDS encoding IS110 family transposase, which produces MSTIAQAALDVTGGVDTHADTHVAAAIDSAGRLLGSAQFPADQHGYAALLDWLTGHGRLVEVGVEGTGAYGAGLARHLSARGVKVVEVDRPDRKTRRFQGKSDPIDAEAAARAALAGRATGTPKTRDGHVEALRALHVARRSAVKQRAAVQTQMRTLVVTAPEILRRQLRSLTAATFITTCAALTPDPATAADPATAAMIALRGLARRHQHLSAEITDLDALIEPLVAAINPALLAVNGVGPDVAAQLLVTAGDNPDRLTSDAAFAMLCGVAPLPASSGKTRRYGLNRGGDRDANCALYRIAMCRLRWNPRTRTYADQRTKQGLSKKEIIRCLKRYIAREIFPILTAPRNDLQVVA; this is translated from the coding sequence ATGTCCACCATCGCACAAGCAGCCCTCGACGTCACCGGTGGCGTCGACACCCACGCCGACACCCACGTGGCCGCCGCGATCGACTCCGCGGGCAGGTTGTTGGGGTCAGCCCAGTTCCCCGCCGACCAGCACGGATACGCCGCACTGCTGGACTGGCTGACCGGCCACGGCCGCCTGGTCGAGGTCGGCGTCGAAGGAACCGGCGCCTACGGCGCGGGCCTGGCCCGCCACCTGAGCGCCCGAGGCGTGAAGGTGGTCGAGGTCGACCGGCCCGACCGCAAGACCCGCCGCTTCCAAGGCAAATCCGACCCGATCGACGCCGAGGCCGCCGCCCGCGCCGCCCTGGCCGGACGCGCCACCGGCACCCCCAAGACCCGAGACGGCCACGTCGAGGCCCTACGCGCCCTGCACGTGGCCCGCCGCAGCGCCGTCAAACAACGCGCCGCCGTCCAGACCCAGATGCGCACCCTGGTCGTCACCGCACCCGAAATCCTGCGCCGGCAGCTGCGCAGCCTGACCGCAGCCACATTCATCACCACCTGCGCCGCGCTCACCCCCGACCCCGCCACCGCGGCCGATCCCGCCACCGCCGCCATGATCGCGCTACGCGGCCTGGCCCGACGCCACCAGCACCTGTCCGCGGAGATCACCGACCTTGACGCGCTGATCGAGCCCCTGGTCGCCGCGATCAACCCCGCGCTGCTGGCCGTCAACGGCGTCGGCCCGGACGTCGCAGCACAGTTGCTGGTCACCGCGGGCGACAATCCCGACCGGCTCACCAGCGACGCCGCGTTCGCGATGCTCTGCGGCGTCGCCCCACTACCGGCATCGTCTGGCAAGACCCGCCGCTACGGTCTCAACCGCGGCGGCGACCGCGACGCCAACTGCGCCCTCTACCGCATCGCCATGTGCCGCCTGCGCTGGAACCCACGCACACGCACCTACGCCGACCAGCGCACCAAGCAGGGCTTGAGCAAGAAAGAGATCATCCGCTGCCTCAAGCGCTATATCGCACGCGAGATCTTCCCGATACTTACCGCTCCACGAAACGATCTTCAAGTCGTGGCTTGA
- a CDS encoding MBL fold metallo-hydrolase encodes MTARLHSELLPGWVTWLRAPNPGPMTLDGTNTWLLDDGTVIDPGPDDLAHLEAIIEAGPVRRILFTHGHPDHVDGVTTLLALTGASVGEVPDWLTELPTPGHTTDSVCFVAERDGQRVVFTGDTILGRGSSVVAWPDGDVAAYLASLDVLAGYDVPGLPGHGPVLPDCAAAARWLRDHRLERLDQVRAALKQGARTPEDVVNVVYADVDPAIRFAAEWTVRAQLAYLETLSEL; translated from the coding sequence ATGACGGCGCGGCTGCACTCCGAGCTTCTCCCCGGCTGGGTGACCTGGCTGCGGGCGCCCAACCCCGGCCCGATGACCCTCGACGGCACGAACACCTGGCTGCTGGACGACGGCACCGTCATCGACCCGGGGCCGGACGACCTCGCCCACCTGGAGGCGATCATCGAGGCGGGGCCGGTCCGCCGCATTCTGTTCACACACGGCCACCCGGATCACGTGGACGGCGTCACCACGCTGCTCGCGCTGACCGGGGCGAGCGTGGGCGAGGTGCCCGACTGGCTGACCGAGCTGCCCACACCGGGGCACACCACGGACTCCGTCTGCTTCGTCGCCGAGCGCGACGGGCAGCGCGTGGTCTTCACCGGGGACACCATCCTCGGCCGCGGCAGCAGCGTGGTGGCGTGGCCCGACGGCGACGTGGCGGCGTATCTGGCGAGCCTGGACGTGCTGGCCGGATACGACGTGCCGGGCCTGCCGGGGCACGGGCCGGTGCTGCCCGACTGCGCGGCGGCGGCCCGCTGGCTGCGCGACCACCGGCTGGAGCGCCTCGACCAGGTGCGCGCCGCGCTGAAGCAGGGCGCACGCACCCCCGAGGACGTGGTGAACGTGGTCTACGCCGACGTCGACCCGGCGATCAGGTTCGCGGCGGAGTGGACCGTGCGGGCACAACTCGCCTACCTCGAAACGTTGAGCGAGCTGTGA
- a CDS encoding adenylate/guanylate cyclase domain-containing protein gives MTCPVCGTVPVPAARFCHHCGAALPAAATLPATERRVVTVLFGDLSDFTSWSEELDPERVGAVTDRVLSALAGAVKTFGGHVDKLTGDGIMAVFGAPVAHEDDAERAVRAALSMQRAVRRVLDDERGGSAPTGLRLGINTGPVVAGVQAGLEYTVIGDTVNTAARLADAAAVGAVYAGARTVAATGSVAGWRNLRPLRLKGKREPVETYELLGLHDARGSRAGLGEEGPFVGREAELGRVAGRLAEVVDRDEPRVLVFTAEAGIGKTRFASEVERFANGYEVSAGRFAARTQARVLSVRCAAYGERRRLAPLSDLVRLAVGLPADSSTAVTRAVAEERLRRLTTRLTQRSEPGKPVSVDVDALLSLLGYADPTELAQWHGMSGDDPEQPGRETATLAVAVARLLDALATESPLAVIVDDLHDGTPETLDALGVALEELTGPVLVLLLGRPELVRRAGQLTRVADAEALTLPPLRGADAARLLTAYLKGGRLPQADEDRLLTTAQGNPFYLAELTTLLMERGALVKAGAQWRLTPGSLGNQLLSRDLAAVLAARIDALPVEARAVLRDAAVVGDTVPAGALEALRERRSTRDGRPAAVVAVELERAIDELLQRRMLRRVRGGFAFATPLLREAAYGGVGKADLADRHAFLARWAAPGQPPLAVSSGRTVAGLSGVTDAVRDAFVAEHAERATRLADAVRLRPDVPARQVGPLGVAALGRAARRAGQAGEPAEAVGYGERAARLAPGALPLPDRLVHARSLLQYGRIAEALHDAEKLVADATDDPRTRAGGLLLAGRAHVAQGDPGHAYRLWSEALTTATDAELPGERAEAMRRLGMADFLGGRLGDASSRFAGAYQIAVSAGDRKSQAWSLQNLAWVTTTRGDFAGADAALARAARLFAETKDPVGRAWLRGTSAFARLLSGRLTEALRLAHVFLPFGERVGEAWAVGTLRAVAAFAAAELGELGEADREARRAYRDFAAAKDTWGRGFALVARGVVARGLGEYGHAEDLLGEALQEGEKVGHPLLVGMAGTVRGFVALDRGDPEAAELDARSVLTMVSPYGVLDPARVGPRALLGAARLAAGDTAMAVRLLTPVAAAPHAPSMLYSRRQGVALYADALLAAGQVEEALTAAELAESLPAVDVRSRVRSAATYARVLAAAGRDAEALVAAERARSIAEGTQQASERAVALATWGAVTEGRGATV, from the coding sequence ATGACCTGCCCTGTCTGCGGGACCGTCCCGGTGCCGGCGGCCCGCTTCTGCCACCACTGCGGCGCGGCGCTGCCCGCGGCGGCGACGCTGCCCGCGACCGAGCGCCGCGTGGTCACCGTGCTCTTCGGCGACCTGTCGGACTTCACCTCGTGGTCGGAGGAGCTGGACCCGGAGCGGGTCGGCGCGGTGACCGACCGGGTGCTGTCCGCGCTGGCCGGGGCGGTGAAGACGTTCGGCGGGCACGTGGACAAGCTGACCGGCGACGGCATCATGGCGGTGTTCGGGGCGCCGGTCGCGCACGAGGACGACGCCGAGCGGGCGGTGCGGGCGGCGCTGTCGATGCAGCGCGCGGTGCGCCGGGTGCTGGACGACGAGCGGGGCGGCAGCGCCCCGACCGGCCTGCGGCTGGGCATCAACACCGGGCCGGTGGTCGCGGGCGTGCAGGCGGGCCTGGAGTACACGGTCATCGGCGACACGGTGAACACCGCCGCCCGGCTGGCCGACGCGGCCGCGGTGGGCGCGGTCTACGCGGGCGCGCGCACCGTCGCGGCGACCGGGTCGGTGGCGGGCTGGCGCAACCTGCGGCCGCTGCGGCTCAAGGGCAAGCGCGAGCCGGTCGAGACGTACGAGCTGCTGGGCCTGCACGACGCCCGGGGCAGCCGGGCGGGGCTGGGCGAGGAGGGCCCGTTCGTGGGCCGCGAGGCCGAGCTGGGCCGGGTCGCCGGCCGCCTGGCCGAGGTCGTCGACCGGGACGAGCCGCGGGTGCTGGTGTTCACGGCCGAGGCGGGCATCGGCAAGACCAGGTTCGCGTCCGAGGTCGAGCGCTTCGCCAACGGGTATGAGGTCAGCGCGGGCCGCTTCGCGGCGCGTACGCAGGCGCGTGTGCTGTCGGTGCGCTGTGCCGCATACGGCGAGCGCCGCCGGCTGGCGCCGCTGTCCGACCTGGTCCGGCTGGCCGTCGGCCTGCCCGCGGACAGCTCGACGGCGGTCACCAGGGCGGTCGCCGAGGAGCGGCTGCGCCGCCTCACCACCCGGCTGACCCAGCGCAGCGAGCCCGGCAAGCCGGTCAGCGTGGACGTGGACGCGCTGCTGTCGCTGCTCGGTTACGCCGACCCGACCGAGCTGGCGCAGTGGCACGGCATGTCCGGGGACGACCCGGAGCAGCCGGGCCGGGAGACCGCGACGCTCGCGGTGGCCGTGGCGCGCCTGCTGGACGCGCTGGCCACCGAGTCGCCGCTGGCCGTGATCGTGGACGACCTGCACGACGGCACCCCGGAGACGCTGGACGCGCTCGGCGTCGCGCTGGAGGAGCTGACCGGGCCGGTGCTGGTGCTGCTGCTGGGCCGCCCCGAGCTGGTGCGCCGGGCGGGCCAGCTGACCCGGGTCGCCGACGCCGAGGCGCTCACCCTGCCGCCGCTGCGCGGCGCGGACGCGGCGCGGCTGCTCACCGCATACCTCAAGGGCGGCCGGCTGCCGCAGGCCGACGAGGACCGGCTGCTCACCACCGCCCAGGGCAACCCGTTCTACCTCGCCGAGCTGACCACGCTGCTGATGGAGCGCGGGGCGCTGGTGAAGGCGGGCGCGCAGTGGCGGCTGACGCCCGGTTCGCTGGGCAACCAGCTGCTGTCCCGGGACCTGGCCGCGGTGCTCGCGGCCCGCATCGACGCGCTGCCCGTCGAGGCGCGCGCGGTGCTGCGCGACGCGGCCGTGGTCGGCGACACCGTGCCCGCAGGGGCGCTGGAGGCGCTGCGCGAGCGGCGGTCCACCCGCGACGGCCGCCCGGCCGCCGTGGTCGCGGTCGAGCTGGAGCGGGCGATCGACGAGCTGCTGCAGCGCCGCATGCTGCGCCGGGTGCGGGGCGGCTTCGCGTTCGCCACCCCGCTGCTGCGCGAGGCCGCGTACGGCGGCGTGGGCAAGGCCGACCTCGCCGACCGGCACGCGTTCCTGGCCCGCTGGGCCGCGCCCGGCCAGCCGCCGCTGGCGGTGTCGTCGGGACGGACCGTGGCGGGCCTGTCCGGGGTGACCGACGCCGTGCGCGACGCGTTCGTGGCCGAGCATGCCGAGCGCGCCACCCGGCTGGCCGACGCGGTCCGGCTGCGCCCTGACGTGCCCGCGCGGCAGGTCGGGCCGCTGGGCGTGGCGGCGCTGGGCCGGGCGGCCCGGCGCGCGGGCCAGGCCGGCGAGCCCGCCGAGGCGGTCGGCTACGGCGAGCGCGCGGCCCGGCTGGCTCCCGGCGCGCTGCCCCTGCCGGACCGGCTGGTCCATGCCCGGTCGCTGCTGCAATACGGCCGGATCGCCGAGGCGCTGCACGACGCCGAGAAGCTGGTCGCCGACGCCACCGACGATCCGCGCACCCGGGCCGGTGGCCTGCTGCTGGCCGGGCGGGCGCACGTGGCGCAGGGGGACCCGGGCCACGCCTACCGGCTGTGGTCGGAGGCGCTGACCACGGCCACCGACGCCGAGCTGCCGGGGGAGCGCGCGGAGGCGATGCGCCGCCTGGGCATGGCCGACTTCCTGGGCGGGCGGCTGGGCGACGCGTCCAGCCGCTTCGCCGGGGCGTACCAGATCGCGGTTTCCGCGGGCGACCGCAAGTCGCAGGCCTGGTCGCTGCAGAACCTGGCCTGGGTGACCACCACCCGGGGCGACTTCGCCGGGGCCGACGCGGCGCTGGCCCGCGCGGCGCGGCTGTTCGCCGAGACCAAGGACCCGGTGGGCCGGGCCTGGCTGCGCGGCACCTCCGCGTTCGCCCGGCTGCTGTCCGGCCGGCTGACCGAGGCGCTGCGGCTGGCGCACGTGTTCCTGCCGTTCGGCGAGCGGGTCGGCGAGGCGTGGGCGGTGGGCACGCTGCGCGCGGTGGCCGCGTTCGCCGCCGCCGAGCTGGGCGAGCTGGGCGAGGCCGACCGCGAGGCGCGCCGCGCCTACCGCGACTTCGCCGCCGCGAAGGACACCTGGGGACGCGGGTTCGCCCTGGTCGCCCGGGGGGTGGTGGCGCGCGGGCTGGGGGAGTACGGCCACGCCGAGGACCTGCTCGGCGAGGCCCTGCAGGAGGGGGAGAAGGTCGGGCACCCGCTGCTGGTCGGCATGGCCGGCACGGTGCGCGGCTTCGTGGCGCTGGACCGGGGCGACCCGGAGGCGGCCGAGCTGGACGCCCGCTCGGTGCTGACCATGGTCTCGCCGTACGGCGTGCTCGACCCGGCCCGGGTGGGACCGCGCGCGCTGCTGGGCGCGGCCCGGCTCGCGGCGGGCGACACGGCGATGGCGGTCCGGCTGCTCACCCCGGTCGCGGCCGCCCCGCACGCGCCGTCGATGCTCTACTCGCGCCGCCAGGGCGTGGCGCTGTACGCCGACGCGCTGCTGGCCGCCGGGCAGGTCGAGGAAGCGCTGACCGCCGCGGAGCTGGCCGAGTCGCTGCCCGCGGTGGACGTGCGCAGCCGGGTGCGGTCCGCCGCCACGTACGCCCGGGTCCTCGCCGCGGCCGGGCGAGACGCGGAGGCGCTGGTCGCGGCGGAGCGAGCCCGCTCGATCGCGGAGGGCACGCAGCAGGCGAGCGAACGTGCCGTTGCATTGGCGACATGGGGTGCCGTGACCGAAGGGCGAGGCGCTACCGTCTAG
- a CDS encoding ArsA-related P-loop ATPase — translation MNDAYDGPAQDRGARDTAWPARLHVVTGKGGVGKTTVAAALAFALAAQGQRTLLVEVEGRQGLAQLFELEPLPYAERRLPDAGVDIRLLAVDPEEALLEYLELFYRMGAAGRALRKLGAIDFATTVAPGLRDILLTGKVKEATTRTDDSGRRVYRAVVLDAPPTGRIGRFLNVTAEAAKLAKLGPIKSQSEGVAALLRSPMTSVHLVTLLEEMPVQETADALRELAALNIPVGKVIVNCARPPLLAGDRLTQAELKRGLAAVGLPDDRRTVTALLAEAKDHQARHALEQELRGELAALRRPVMELPLLPDGVDLAGVQHLAKLLSAAP, via the coding sequence CTGAACGACGCGTACGACGGGCCGGCCCAGGATCGCGGTGCACGAGACACCGCCTGGCCGGCCCGTCTGCATGTGGTCACGGGCAAGGGCGGGGTCGGCAAGACCACCGTCGCCGCCGCGCTGGCCTTCGCCCTGGCCGCGCAGGGGCAGCGGACGCTGCTCGTGGAGGTGGAGGGCCGACAGGGCCTGGCGCAGCTGTTCGAGCTGGAGCCGCTGCCCTACGCCGAGCGCCGCCTGCCCGACGCCGGGGTGGACATACGCCTGCTCGCGGTGGATCCGGAGGAGGCACTGCTGGAGTACCTCGAGCTCTTCTACCGGATGGGCGCTGCCGGGCGGGCGCTGCGCAAGCTGGGCGCGATCGACTTCGCCACCACGGTGGCCCCTGGCCTGCGCGACATCCTGCTGACCGGCAAGGTCAAGGAGGCCACCACCCGCACCGACGACAGCGGGCGCCGGGTATACCGGGCGGTGGTGCTCGACGCCCCGCCGACGGGCCGGATCGGGCGCTTTCTGAACGTGACCGCCGAGGCCGCGAAGCTGGCCAAGCTCGGCCCGATCAAGTCGCAGAGCGAGGGCGTGGCCGCGCTGCTGCGCTCGCCGATGACGTCGGTGCACCTGGTCACCCTGCTGGAGGAGATGCCGGTGCAGGAGACCGCGGACGCGCTGCGCGAGCTGGCCGCGCTGAACATCCCCGTCGGCAAGGTCATCGTGAACTGCGCCCGCCCCCCGCTGCTGGCCGGTGACCGGCTCACCCAGGCCGAGCTGAAGCGCGGGCTGGCCGCCGTGGGCCTGCCCGACGACCGGCGTACGGTCACCGCCCTGCTCGCCGAGGCGAAGGACCACCAGGCGCGCCATGCCCTGGAGCAGGAGCTGCGCGGCGAGCTGGCGGCGCTGCGGCGGCCGGTGATGGAGCTGCCGCTGCTGCCCGACGGCGTCGACCTGGCCGGTGTCCAGCACCTGGCCAAGCTGTTGAGCGCCGCCCCTTAG
- a CDS encoding ArsA-related P-loop ATPase: MLDVDALLADPGVRIVVCCGSGGVGKTTTAAALALRAAEMHGRRTVVLTIDPARRLAQSLGLTELDNTPRPVEGLAGDGELHAMMLDMKRTFDEVVLTHTAPERAREIFANPFYQAMSSTFSGTQEYMAMEKLSQLRNTDRWDLIVVDTPPSRSALDFLDAPARLGRFLDGKMLRLLMVPARAGGRSMFNLVTASFGVFSKAVQRILGAQLLSDLSGFVSALDSTFGGFRERADRTYRVLQDPQTAFLVVAAPEPDAVREAAYFAERLGAERMPLAGLVLNRVHRSELPELSAADSAEAAEKLTAEHAEHALTAQALEVHALLMRQVARESEVSTGFTDEFPHVPVAYVPAQPTDVHDLAGLREIGGALAAPDA; the protein is encoded by the coding sequence ATGCTCGACGTGGACGCCCTCCTGGCAGACCCCGGTGTACGGATCGTGGTGTGCTGCGGCTCGGGCGGGGTCGGCAAGACCACGACGGCCGCCGCGCTGGCGCTGCGCGCCGCCGAGATGCACGGGCGGCGCACGGTGGTGCTGACCATCGACCCGGCCCGGCGGCTGGCGCAGTCGCTGGGGCTCACCGAACTCGACAACACGCCCCGCCCGGTGGAAGGGCTGGCCGGGGACGGCGAGCTGCACGCCATGATGCTGGACATGAAGCGCACCTTCGACGAGGTGGTGCTGACCCACACCGCGCCCGAGCGGGCCAGGGAGATCTTCGCCAACCCCTTCTACCAGGCTATGAGCTCGACGTTCTCGGGCACGCAGGAGTACATGGCGATGGAGAAGCTGAGCCAGCTGCGGAACACCGACCGGTGGGACCTGATCGTGGTGGACACCCCGCCGTCACGCTCCGCGCTGGACTTCCTCGATGCGCCCGCCCGGCTGGGCCGCTTCCTGGACGGCAAGATGCTGCGGCTGCTGATGGTGCCCGCGCGGGCCGGCGGCAGGAGCATGTTCAACCTGGTGACCGCGTCGTTCGGGGTGTTCTCCAAGGCGGTGCAGCGCATCCTCGGCGCGCAGCTGCTCAGCGACCTGTCCGGGTTCGTCTCGGCGCTCGACTCGACGTTCGGCGGCTTCCGCGAGCGCGCCGACCGGACCTACCGCGTGCTGCAGGATCCGCAGACGGCGTTCCTCGTGGTGGCGGCCCCGGAGCCGGATGCGGTACGCGAGGCGGCGTACTTCGCCGAGCGGCTCGGTGCCGAGCGCATGCCGCTGGCCGGGCTGGTGCTGAACCGGGTGCACCGCTCGGAGCTGCCGGAGCTGTCGGCCGCCGACAGCGCGGAGGCGGCCGAGAAGCTGACCGCCGAGCACGCCGAGCACGCGCTGACCGCCCAGGCGCTGGAGGTGCACGCGCTGCTGATGCGGCAGGTCGCCCGGGAGTCCGAGGTGTCGACCGGTTTCACCGACGAGTTCCCGCACGTCCCGGTGGCGTACGTGCCCGCCCAGCCGACCGACGTGCACGACCTCGCCGGCCTCCGCGAGATCGGCGGCGCACTGGCCGCGCCAGACGCGTGA
- a CDS encoding WhiB family transcriptional regulator — translation MGMVNDWPSLAACRNGDPDALFVQGAEQNIAKRVCRGCPVRYECLADALDNRIEFGVWGGMTERERRALLRRHPHVASWKRAFEVAMQEQDRRELVRA, via the coding sequence ATGGGCATGGTCAACGATTGGCCCAGTCTCGCGGCGTGCCGGAACGGAGATCCGGACGCGCTGTTCGTTCAGGGCGCGGAGCAGAACATCGCCAAGAGGGTCTGCCGCGGCTGCCCGGTGCGGTACGAGTGCCTGGCGGACGCACTCGACAACCGCATCGAGTTCGGGGTCTGGGGCGGTATGACCGAGCGGGAGCGCCGCGCACTGCTGCGCCGGCACCCGCACGTGGCGAGTTGGAAGCGCGCCTTCGAGGTAGCCATGCAGGAGCAGGACCGCCGGGAGCTGGTCCGGGCCTGA
- a CDS encoding DUF4177 domain-containing protein translates to MTKWEYATVPLLVHATKQILDTWGADGWELVQVVPGPNNPEQLVAYLKRPKAD, encoded by the coding sequence ATGACGAAGTGGGAGTACGCCACCGTGCCGCTGCTGGTCCACGCGACCAAGCAGATCCTCGACACCTGGGGCGCCGACGGCTGGGAGCTGGTGCAGGTCGTGCCCGGCCCCAACAACCCCGAGCAGCTGGTGGCCTACCTGAAGCGGCCGAAGGCCGACTGA
- a CDS encoding DUF4878 domain-containing protein: MTQPTDDQQPTAPQTPGQAAYPPPADPFASAAVTPPTAPQPAVPLPPTTPVTPPQAPAEPAPAAPVSGAPTPVSGTPAFTTPTAAYPTSGQPAYPTSGQPAYPAAGQPPYVPGQPGYPAAPYPGAPGFPPAPVKKSKAPLIIGIVLGVLLLLCGGGITAYVLLTRNTEGVGAASAKDATTSFLTAVYKDGDAAAAEKLVCGDARDRKEIDAKIAEIKAETSALKGADFTWETPKISGESATEATAEVTIKLVTSDEKMSEQQLTLILVKHEGWFVCEVK; encoded by the coding sequence ATGACCCAGCCGACCGACGACCAGCAGCCCACGGCGCCGCAGACGCCGGGCCAGGCCGCGTACCCGCCGCCTGCCGACCCGTTCGCGTCCGCCGCGGTGACGCCGCCGACCGCTCCGCAGCCGGCCGTGCCGCTGCCGCCGACCACCCCGGTGACGCCGCCGCAGGCCCCGGCCGAGCCGGCCCCGGCCGCGCCGGTGTCGGGCGCGCCGACCCCCGTCTCGGGCACTCCCGCCTTCACCACGCCCACGGCCGCGTACCCGACCTCGGGCCAGCCGGCCTACCCGACCTCGGGCCAGCCCGCCTACCCGGCCGCCGGTCAGCCGCCGTACGTGCCGGGACAGCCCGGCTACCCCGCCGCGCCGTACCCGGGCGCGCCCGGCTTCCCGCCCGCCCCGGTGAAGAAGAGCAAGGCGCCGCTGATCATCGGCATCGTGCTCGGCGTCCTGCTGCTGCTGTGCGGCGGCGGCATCACCGCGTACGTCCTGCTGACCCGTAACACCGAGGGGGTCGGCGCCGCGTCGGCGAAGGACGCCACGACCAGCTTCCTCACCGCCGTCTACAAGGACGGCGACGCCGCCGCGGCCGAGAAGCTGGTCTGCGGCGACGCCCGCGACCGCAAGGAGATCGACGCCAAGATCGCCGAGATCAAGGCGGAGACCTCCGCGCTCAAGGGCGCCGACTTCACCTGGGAGACCCCGAAGATCTCCGGCGAGTCCGCGACGGAGGCGACCGCCGAGGTCACCATCAAGCTCGTCACCAGTGACGAGAAGATGTCGGAGCAGCAGCTCACATTGATCCTCGTCAAGCACGAAGGCTGGTTCGTCTGCGAGGTGAAGTAG
- a CDS encoding RidA family protein, with protein sequence MSDPYEKLAELGLKVPEVVPPVAAYVPAVRSGNHVYVSGQLPMADGKLLATGKVGAEITAEQAKELAARCALNGLAALEWLVGLDKVVRIVKVVGFVASAPGFSGQPGVINGASELFGAVFGESGKHARSAVGVGELPLNAPVEVELIAEVRD encoded by the coding sequence ATGTCTGACCCGTACGAGAAGCTCGCCGAGCTGGGCCTGAAGGTGCCCGAGGTGGTGCCGCCGGTGGCGGCGTACGTGCCCGCGGTGCGCTCCGGCAACCACGTGTACGTATCCGGCCAGCTGCCCATGGCGGACGGCAAGCTGCTCGCCACCGGCAAGGTCGGCGCCGAGATCACCGCCGAGCAGGCGAAAGAGCTGGCCGCCCGATGCGCCCTCAACGGCCTGGCCGCACTTGAATGGCTGGTCGGCCTGGACAAGGTCGTCCGGATAGTCAAGGTCGTCGGTTTCGTGGCCTCCGCGCCCGGCTTCAGCGGCCAGCCCGGCGTCATCAACGGCGCGTCGGAGCTGTTCGGCGCGGTGTTCGGGGAGAGCGGCAAGCACGCCCGCAGCGCCGTCGGCGTGGGCGAGCTCCCGCTGAACGCCCCCGTCGAGGTCGAGCTGATCGCCGAGGTCCGCGACTGA